One region of Streptomyces sp. NBC_00442 genomic DNA includes:
- a CDS encoding NUDIX hydrolase, with protein MIVWINGAFGAGKTSTARELIDLIPNSTFYDPEVMGGALRQLLPQKLLAQVTDYQDLPIWRRLVVEGAAALHAEVGGVLVVPMTLLRQEYRDEIFGGLASRRIPVRHVVLTQEETILRARIAARVEFPDDPAADEQRVRKWAYDHIEPFGRALGWIAADAHAVDNSVLTARESAERIAGAVRSGAARVCEIVQTPEPTAETLAAGVLLFDEHDRVLLVDPTYKPGWEFPGGVVERGEAPARAGVREVEEELGVRLDRVPRLLVIDWEPPKPPGYGGLRLLFDGGTLDAAAAAQVLLPGAELRGWRFVSEQEAAGLLPPARFERLRWALRARERSTVLNLEAGVPVG; from the coding sequence GTGATTGTGTGGATCAACGGTGCGTTCGGCGCGGGCAAGACGAGCACCGCGCGCGAGCTGATCGACCTGATCCCGAACAGCACGTTCTACGACCCCGAGGTGATGGGCGGGGCACTACGGCAACTGCTGCCGCAGAAACTCCTTGCACAGGTGACCGACTACCAGGACCTGCCGATCTGGCGACGCCTCGTGGTGGAAGGCGCCGCCGCGCTGCACGCCGAGGTCGGCGGCGTACTCGTGGTGCCGATGACGCTCCTGAGACAGGAGTACCGGGACGAGATCTTCGGCGGGCTGGCCTCCCGCCGCATACCCGTACGCCATGTGGTTCTCACCCAAGAGGAAACGATCCTGCGTGCGCGGATCGCGGCCCGCGTGGAGTTCCCCGACGACCCCGCGGCCGATGAACAGCGGGTCCGCAAATGGGCGTACGACCACATCGAACCCTTCGGGCGCGCGCTCGGCTGGATCGCCGCCGACGCCCACGCCGTCGACAACAGCGTGCTCACCGCGCGCGAGAGCGCCGAACGAATAGCCGGCGCGGTCCGCTCCGGAGCGGCCCGCGTCTGCGAGATCGTGCAGACCCCCGAACCCACCGCCGAGACGCTCGCCGCCGGGGTGCTGCTCTTCGACGAACACGACCGCGTGCTCCTGGTCGACCCCACCTACAAGCCGGGCTGGGAGTTCCCCGGCGGAGTGGTCGAACGCGGGGAGGCCCCCGCGAGGGCCGGGGTCCGCGAGGTCGAGGAGGAGCTGGGGGTCCGGCTCGACCGCGTACCACGGCTGCTCGTCATCGACTGGGAGCCGCCGAAGCCCCCCGGGTACGGGGGCCTGCGCCTGCTGTTCGACGGCGGCACCCTGGATGCCGCGGCCGCCGCGCAGGTGCTGCTGCCCGGCGCCGAGCTGCGCGGCTGGCGCTTCGTGAGCGAGCAGGAGGCGGCGGGGCTGCTGCCGCCCGCCCGCTTCGAGCGGCTGCGCTGGGCGCTGCGGGCGCGCGAGCGGTCAACCGTGCTCAACCTGGAGGCCGGAGTCCCGGTCGGCTGA
- a CDS encoding MBL fold metallo-hydrolase: MDLVEVTSRLHMFRFPVGQAYLWRDEDGLTLVDAGDVNAAAPIEEAVRGLGLDPAAIRRIVITHGHRDHYGAAGELAARHGAEVIAHRLDAPAIRGEAPMAEPVLLEWELPFYERALTVPEAPPTRVDREVGDGEALGFGDGAVAIHCPGHTGGSIAVHLPHHGVLFTGDGVAGVGQVMLGVFNTDRERALASFRRLAALGADTVCFGHGDPLTENAAAVMTASADRDSGLQVEHG, encoded by the coding sequence ATGGATCTCGTAGAAGTCACTTCCCGGCTGCACATGTTCCGCTTCCCGGTCGGCCAGGCGTATCTGTGGCGCGACGAGGACGGACTGACCCTTGTCGACGCGGGTGATGTGAACGCGGCGGCGCCGATCGAGGAGGCGGTGCGCGGCCTCGGGCTCGACCCCGCCGCGATCCGCCGGATCGTGATCACGCACGGCCACCGGGACCACTACGGCGCGGCGGGTGAACTCGCCGCGCGTCACGGCGCCGAGGTGATCGCGCACCGGCTCGACGCGCCGGCGATCCGGGGCGAGGCCCCGATGGCCGAGCCGGTGCTCCTGGAGTGGGAACTCCCCTTCTACGAACGAGCGTTGACGGTGCCCGAGGCGCCGCCGACACGGGTGGACCGCGAGGTCGGCGACGGGGAGGCGCTGGGCTTCGGTGACGGCGCGGTCGCCATCCACTGTCCCGGTCACACCGGCGGTTCGATCGCGGTCCATCTGCCGCACCACGGCGTGCTGTTCACCGGTGACGGTGTGGCCGGGGTCGGCCAGGTGATGCTGGGTGTCTTCAACACCGACCGGGAGCGGGCGCTCGCGTCGTTCCGCCGTCTTGCCGCGCTCGGCGCGGACACCGTCTGCTTCGGGCACGGCGACCCGCTGACCGAGAACGCGGCGGCCGTCATGACGGCCTCAGCCGACCGGGACTCCGGCCTCCAGGTTGAGCACGGTTGA
- a CDS encoding dipeptidase encodes MTAHPIAETVASLMPRAKTELTELVAFQSVADEAVAPRSECEAAANWVADALRTEGFQDVALLDTPDGSQSVYGLLPGPEGAPTVLLYAHYDVQPKLDESAWVSPPFELTEREGRWYGRGAADCKGGFIMHLLALRALKANGGVPVAVKVIVEGSEEQGTGGLERYAEAHPELLTADAIVIGDTGNFRVGLPTVTSTLRGMTMIRVRVDTLEGNLHSGQFGGAAPDALAALIRVLDSLRDEHGQTVVDGLAADSEWDGLQYPEGEFRHDAKVLDGVELPGTGTVADRIWARPAVTVIGIDCHPVAGATPSVPASARAQISLRVPPGQDAAEATKLLRAHIEKHVPWNARVSFEQVGQGQPFRADVNSPAYTAMAEAMAVAYPGEKMQSSGMGGSIPLCNTLATLYPQAEILLIGLSEPEAQIHAVNESVSPEELERLSVAEAHFLVNYAHSKRS; translated from the coding sequence ATGACCGCACATCCGATCGCCGAGACCGTCGCCTCGCTGATGCCCCGCGCCAAGACGGAGCTGACGGAGCTGGTCGCTTTCCAGTCGGTGGCGGACGAGGCGGTGGCGCCGAGGAGCGAGTGCGAGGCGGCCGCCAACTGGGTGGCGGACGCCCTGCGCACCGAGGGCTTCCAGGACGTGGCGCTGCTGGACACCCCCGACGGTTCGCAGTCGGTGTACGGGCTGCTGCCCGGCCCCGAGGGCGCGCCGACGGTGCTGCTCTACGCGCACTACGACGTGCAGCCGAAGCTGGACGAGTCCGCGTGGGTGAGCCCGCCGTTCGAGCTGACCGAGCGTGAGGGCCGTTGGTACGGACGGGGCGCCGCGGACTGCAAGGGCGGGTTCATCATGCACCTGCTCGCGCTGCGCGCCCTCAAGGCCAACGGCGGTGTCCCCGTCGCGGTCAAGGTGATCGTGGAAGGCTCCGAGGAGCAGGGAACGGGCGGTCTCGAGCGGTACGCCGAGGCGCACCCGGAGCTGCTGACGGCCGACGCGATCGTGATCGGCGACACCGGCAACTTCCGGGTCGGCCTGCCCACGGTGACGTCGACCCTGCGCGGCATGACGATGATCCGCGTGCGCGTGGACACCCTTGAGGGCAACTTGCACTCGGGCCAGTTCGGCGGCGCCGCACCGGACGCGCTCGCCGCGCTCATCCGCGTCCTGGACTCGCTGCGCGACGAGCACGGGCAGACGGTCGTCGACGGCCTCGCCGCGGACTCGGAGTGGGACGGACTGCAGTATCCCGAGGGCGAGTTCCGGCACGACGCCAAGGTCCTGGACGGCGTGGAGCTGCCGGGCACCGGCACCGTCGCCGACCGCATCTGGGCCCGGCCGGCCGTCACGGTCATCGGCATCGACTGCCACCCGGTGGCCGGCGCGACGCCGTCCGTCCCGGCCAGTGCGCGCGCGCAGATCAGTCTGCGGGTGCCGCCCGGCCAGGACGCCGCGGAGGCGACGAAGCTGCTCCGCGCCCACATCGAGAAGCACGTGCCCTGGAACGCCCGGGTCTCCTTCGAGCAGGTCGGCCAGGGCCAGCCGTTCCGCGCGGACGTCAACAGCCCTGCGTACACCGCGATGGCCGAGGCGATGGCGGTGGCCTACCCGGGCGAGAAGATGCAGTCCTCGGGCATGGGCGGCTCGATCCCGCTGTGCAACACCCTGGCCACGCTCTACCCGCAGGCAGAGATCCTCCTGATCGGCCTCAGCGAGCCCGAGGCGCAGATCCACGCGGTGAACGAGAGCGTTTCGCCCGAGGAGCTGGAGCGCCTGTCGGTCGCGGAGGCCCACTTCCTGGTCAACTACGCGCATTCCAAGCGGAGCTGA
- a CDS encoding geranylgeranyl reductase family protein has product MRSSRGHWSDGEHRHIVSSENTDAGTDGPLGGHEGEPSAEPTAESAAEAVTEPAPGLVTESATGPVWDVVVVGAGPAGASAAHAAADAGRTVLLLEKAELPRYKTCGGGIIGPSRDALPAGFDLPLQDRVHAVTFSLNGKLARTRRSKKMLFGLINRPEFDAGLVALAEKAGAVVRTGVTVSKVEQHGSAVPDRRTVAVVLSDGETVLARAVVGADGSAGRIGAHVGVKTDQVDLGLEAEIPVPPSVAEDWAGRVLIDWGPMPGSYGWVFPKGDTLTVGVISARGEGAATKRYLDDFIARLGLAGFEPAISSGHLTRCRSDDSPLSRGRVLVCGDAAGLLEPWTREGISFALRSGRLAGEWAVRIAESQDAVDARRQALNYAFAIKAGLGVEMAVGRRMLTLFEKRPLLLHAAITGLRPAWNAFADITRGATTLAGLVRTHPLARRALNAVDR; this is encoded by the coding sequence ATGCGGTCGTCAAGAGGACACTGGTCTGATGGGGAGCACAGGCACATCGTGAGCAGCGAGAACACAGACGCCGGGACGGACGGACCCCTGGGCGGGCACGAGGGCGAGCCCAGCGCCGAGCCGACTGCCGAGTCCGCCGCCGAGGCGGTGACGGAGCCGGCGCCGGGGCTGGTGACGGAGTCGGCGACGGGGCCCGTCTGGGACGTCGTCGTGGTCGGCGCCGGGCCCGCGGGCGCCTCGGCCGCTCACGCGGCGGCGGACGCGGGGCGCACGGTACTGCTCCTGGAGAAGGCCGAGCTGCCGCGGTACAAGACCTGCGGCGGCGGCATCATCGGACCCTCGCGCGACGCCCTGCCCGCAGGCTTCGACCTGCCGCTCCAGGACCGGGTGCACGCGGTGACCTTCTCCCTCAACGGGAAGCTAGCGCGTACCCGCAGGTCGAAGAAGATGCTGTTCGGCCTCATCAACCGGCCCGAGTTCGACGCGGGTCTCGTGGCGCTCGCCGAGAAGGCCGGGGCCGTGGTCCGTACCGGCGTCACCGTCTCCAAGGTCGAGCAGCACGGCTCGGCCGTCCCCGACCGCCGCACCGTGGCCGTCGTCCTGTCCGACGGGGAGACAGTCCTGGCCCGTGCCGTCGTGGGCGCCGACGGCAGCGCCGGCCGCATAGGAGCACACGTCGGAGTCAAGACCGACCAGGTCGACCTGGGTCTCGAAGCCGAGATCCCGGTGCCGCCGAGCGTGGCCGAGGACTGGGCGGGGCGGGTCCTCATCGACTGGGGCCCCATGCCCGGCAGTTACGGATGGGTCTTCCCCAAGGGCGACACCCTGACCGTCGGCGTGATCTCGGCACGCGGCGAAGGTGCCGCCACCAAGCGGTACTTGGACGACTTCATCGCGCGGCTCGGCCTTGCGGGCTTCGAACCGGCCATCTCCTCGGGCCACTTGACGCGCTGCCGCAGCGACGACTCGCCGCTTTCCCGCGGCCGGGTCCTGGTCTGCGGCGACGCGGCGGGCCTGCTGGAGCCGTGGACGCGGGAGGGCATCTCCTTCGCGCTGCGCTCGGGTCGCCTCGCCGGCGAGTGGGCGGTGCGCATCGCCGAGTCGCAGGACGCCGTCGACGCGCGCCGTCAGGCCCTGAACTACGCCTTCGCCATCAAGGCCGGGCTCGGCGTCGAGATGGCGGTGGGCCGGCGGATGCTGACCCTGTTCGAGAAGCGCCCGCTGCTGCTGCACGCCGCGATCACCGGACTGCGGCCCGCGTGGAACGCCTTCGCGGACATCACCCGCGGCGCCACCACCCTGGCCGGCCTGGTCCGCACGCACCCGCTGGCCCGGCGCGCCCTCAACGCCGTCGACCGCTGA
- a CDS encoding nitroreductase family deazaflavin-dependent oxidoreductase, protein MSSSAHVQKPGWFTVNVLNRAVAWVTRRGISVWGSRVLAVRGRKSGEWRRTPVNLLTVDGARYLVAPRGHVQWTHNMRAAGGGELHLGKKTEVFTAVEVADDDKPALLRAYLKRWKAEVGVFFNGVGPDSSDAELRRIAPDHPVFRVTPTP, encoded by the coding sequence ATGTCCTCATCCGCACACGTCCAGAAGCCCGGCTGGTTCACGGTCAACGTCCTCAACCGGGCCGTCGCCTGGGTGACCCGCCGCGGTATCAGCGTCTGGGGCTCGCGCGTCCTCGCCGTCCGCGGCCGCAAGAGCGGCGAGTGGCGTCGCACCCCGGTCAACCTGCTGACGGTCGACGGAGCGCGGTATCTGGTGGCTCCGCGCGGACACGTCCAGTGGACGCACAACATGCGGGCGGCGGGCGGCGGCGAGCTGCACCTCGGCAAGAAGACCGAGGTGTTCACCGCGGTCGAGGTCGCCGACGACGACAAGCCCGCCCTGCTGCGCGCCTACCTCAAGCGCTGGAAGGCGGAGGTGGGCGTCTTCTTCAACGGCGTGGGCCCCGACTCCAGCGACGCGGAGCTGCGCCGCATTGCCCCCGACCACCCCGTCTTCCGCGTCACCCCCACCCCGTGA
- a CDS encoding TetR/AcrR family transcriptional regulator: protein MSTGQGARARARIEVTAAIKDEARKQLAADGATKLSLRAVARELGMVSSALYRYFPSRDDLLTALIVDAYDAVGEAAEHALAQQRKSASPAARWTAVCRAVRAWALAHPHEYALIYGTPVPGYTAPQATIGPAARVGLALLAIVRDAHEGRGIAPPTLAAPVRAEAGRMAADLAPDLPPAAAAALVAAWAQLFGLISFESFGQFHRVVEDREAFFTHAAQQLAHSVGLVLPA from the coding sequence ATGAGCACCGGTCAGGGAGCCCGCGCACGGGCACGGATCGAAGTCACCGCGGCCATCAAGGACGAGGCGAGAAAACAACTGGCGGCCGACGGCGCGACCAAGCTCTCGCTGCGCGCCGTGGCACGCGAACTCGGCATGGTCTCGTCGGCGCTCTACCGCTACTTCCCCAGCAGGGACGACCTCTTGACCGCCCTCATCGTCGACGCCTATGACGCCGTGGGCGAGGCCGCCGAGCACGCCCTCGCCCAGCAGCGGAAGTCCGCGTCGCCCGCGGCCCGGTGGACCGCCGTCTGCCGCGCGGTGCGCGCCTGGGCCCTGGCGCACCCCCACGAGTACGCGCTCATCTACGGCACCCCCGTTCCCGGCTACACCGCGCCGCAGGCCACCATCGGCCCCGCCGCGCGCGTCGGGCTCGCCCTCCTGGCCATCGTCCGCGACGCCCATGAGGGCCGGGGCATCGCGCCGCCGACGCTCGCCGCACCCGTGCGCGCCGAGGCAGGTCGGATGGCCGCGGACCTCGCTCCCGACCTGCCCCCCGCCGCTGCCGCCGCCCTCGTCGCCGCCTGGGCGCAGCTGTTCGGGCTGATCTCCTTCGAGTCGTTCGGCCAGTTCCACCGGGTCGTGGAGGACCGGGAGGCGTTCTTCACGCACGCCGCTCAACAGCTCGCCCACTCCGTCGGCCTCGTACTCCCCGCGTAG
- a CDS encoding sensor histidine kinase produces the protein MEEQQAPRADRRGGPPRRREGAGPPWPLRRRAWNAKDTADAKDTAGAKDTAGAKGAADPAGEASRLPWASTAALTVFVLVGTHFAAHAQSHRTPLDAFAQVLLVAGCAVLLLRLRHPVVAVFATSAAALLYLGAGYPYGPVFVPVAVGCFAAVVAGCRRQAWAAVGMLWLGHLLVAHWLYRWLPPEGDAAASWGQELGIAAWAVAVVAVAELLRARREQWARERSARLAAAKRRADEERLRIARELHDVLAHSISVINVQAGVGLALIDSDPEQARTALTTIKSASKEALGEVRQVLETLRAPGEAPRSPAPGLDRLPELVEQAASAGLTVTTTTSGRRRALPPGIDLAAFRIVQEALTNVVRHSSARSAHLTVGYEPDALVLRVDDGGPPSGGDAGGSGSGLIGMRERAAALGGTIDAGPVTGGGYRVAARLPLATGPGTLRMPDGRPATPPPSAGDPEEGP, from the coding sequence ATGGAAGAGCAGCAGGCGCCGCGCGCCGACCGCCGCGGCGGGCCGCCCCGGCGGCGGGAGGGCGCGGGACCGCCGTGGCCGCTGCGGCGCCGGGCGTGGAACGCCAAGGACACGGCGGACGCGAAGGACACGGCGGGCGCGAAGGACACGGCGGGCGCGAAGGGCGCTGCGGACCCGGCGGGCGAGGCGTCGCGGCTGCCGTGGGCGTCGACGGCGGCGCTCACCGTGTTCGTGCTGGTCGGCACCCACTTCGCCGCGCACGCCCAGTCCCACCGCACTCCGCTCGACGCCTTCGCGCAGGTGCTGCTCGTCGCCGGGTGCGCGGTGCTCCTGCTGCGTCTGCGCCATCCCGTCGTCGCCGTCTTCGCGACCTCGGCGGCCGCCCTGCTCTACCTCGGGGCGGGCTACCCCTACGGCCCGGTCTTCGTGCCCGTCGCCGTCGGCTGTTTCGCCGCGGTCGTCGCCGGCTGTCGTCGGCAGGCCTGGGCCGCGGTCGGCATGCTCTGGCTCGGACACCTCCTCGTCGCGCACTGGCTCTACCGATGGCTGCCGCCCGAAGGGGACGCCGCGGCGTCGTGGGGGCAGGAACTGGGCATCGCCGCCTGGGCGGTGGCCGTCGTCGCGGTCGCCGAGCTGCTGCGCGCCCGCCGGGAGCAGTGGGCCAGGGAGCGCTCCGCGCGGCTCGCCGCCGCCAAGCGGCGCGCGGACGAGGAGCGGCTGCGGATCGCCCGCGAACTGCACGACGTGCTCGCCCACAGCATCTCCGTCATCAATGTCCAGGCCGGCGTCGGCCTCGCCCTGATCGACTCCGACCCGGAGCAGGCACGCACCGCCCTGACCACCATCAAGTCCGCGAGCAAGGAGGCGCTCGGCGAGGTGCGCCAGGTCCTGGAGACGTTGCGCGCGCCCGGAGAGGCGCCGCGCTCCCCGGCTCCCGGCCTCGACCGGCTGCCCGAACTCGTCGAGCAGGCCGCGAGCGCGGGGCTCACCGTCACGACCACGACGAGCGGACGGCGAAGGGCGCTGCCGCCCGGCATCGACCTGGCCGCCTTCCGTATCGTTCAGGAGGCCCTCACGAACGTCGTGCGCCACTCCTCCGCACGCTCCGCGCACCTCACGGTCGGCTACGAACCGGACGCCCTGGTGCTGCGCGTCGACGACGGCGGCCCGCCGTCCGGCGGTGACGCGGGAGGCAGCGGCAGCGGCCTGATCGGCATGCGCGAGCGGGCCGCCGCGCTCGGTGGCACCATCGACGCGGGACCGGTCACGGGCGGCGGTTACCGCGTCGCCGCCAGGCTTCCGCTCGCCACCGGACCCGGCACCCTGCGGATGCCGGACGGCCGGCCAGCCACCCCGCCCCCATCGGCCGGCGACCCCGAGGAGGGGCCATGA
- a CDS encoding response regulator transcription factor, with translation MIRVLLADDQILVRAGFRALLDAQGDIEVVGEAADGAQALALVRDARPDVVLMDIRMPRLDGLAATRRITSDPELGGVKVVMLTTFELDEYVFEAIRSGASGFLVKDTEPQELLRAVRAVVDGDALLSPGVTRRLIAEFAARSKEPTAADALAGLTDREREVMALVGLGLSNEEIARRLVVSPLTAKTHVSRAMVKLGARDRAQLVVLAYESGLVRPGWLG, from the coding sequence ATGATCCGCGTACTGCTCGCCGACGACCAGATCCTGGTGCGCGCCGGGTTCCGGGCGCTGCTCGACGCGCAGGGCGACATCGAGGTGGTGGGGGAGGCCGCCGACGGCGCGCAGGCGCTCGCCCTGGTGCGCGACGCGCGGCCCGACGTGGTCCTGATGGACATCCGGATGCCGCGACTCGACGGCCTCGCCGCGACCCGGCGCATCACCTCCGACCCGGAACTCGGCGGCGTCAAGGTGGTCATGCTCACCACCTTCGAGCTCGACGAGTACGTCTTCGAGGCGATCCGCTCCGGCGCCTCGGGCTTCCTGGTGAAGGACACCGAGCCGCAGGAACTGCTGCGCGCGGTCCGTGCGGTGGTCGACGGCGACGCTCTGCTCTCGCCCGGGGTGACCCGGCGCCTGATCGCCGAGTTCGCCGCGCGCTCGAAGGAGCCGACGGCCGCCGACGCCCTGGCCGGACTCACCGACCGGGAACGGGAGGTGATGGCGCTGGTGGGCCTCGGGCTGTCCAACGAGGAGATCGCCCGTCGCCTCGTCGTCAGCCCGCTGACCGCGAAGACCCATGTCAGCCGCGCGATGGTGAAGCTCGGCGCCCGGGATCGGGCCCAACTGGTCGTACTGGCCTACGAGTCGGGGCTCGTACGCCCCGGCTGGCTCGGCTGA
- a CDS encoding DUF6332 family protein yields the protein MGTRSRAERDAITIEIAYALASALFAAAVVFGAIAGSGYALELPYPLRRVLLLLGGGCALIVFVWRTVHVLWRFPHGSGRGPRQPSQPGRTSPDS from the coding sequence ATGGGGACACGGAGTCGGGCCGAGCGGGACGCCATCACCATCGAGATCGCATACGCGCTGGCCAGCGCCCTCTTCGCAGCCGCAGTGGTGTTCGGCGCGATCGCCGGTTCCGGCTACGCGCTCGAACTCCCCTACCCGCTGCGGCGGGTGCTGCTCCTGCTCGGTGGCGGCTGCGCCCTCATCGTCTTCGTCTGGCGGACCGTGCACGTCCTGTGGCGCTTTCCCCACGGCTCGGGCCGCGGGCCGCGTCAGCCGAGCCAGCCGGGGCGTACGAGCCCCGACTCGTAG
- a CDS encoding MarR family transcriptional regulator, whose protein sequence is MAAEKPERLLVEEWRDILATHARTTCELDRELHAYGLCASDFEVLDMLAELREDESACGLRVQELASRIHLSQSALSRLIGRLEKDGLVVRRMCREDRRGVSVSITEAGRSRHTEVLPLQRAVLARMLTARPEA, encoded by the coding sequence ATGGCAGCTGAGAAGCCCGAGCGCCTGCTCGTGGAGGAATGGCGGGACATCCTCGCGACCCACGCGCGTACGACCTGCGAACTCGATCGGGAGCTGCACGCGTACGGGCTCTGCGCGAGCGATTTCGAGGTCCTCGACATGCTGGCCGAATTGCGCGAGGACGAGTCGGCCTGCGGGCTCCGCGTGCAGGAGCTGGCCTCGCGGATCCATCTCAGCCAGAGCGCGCTGTCCCGGCTGATCGGCCGGCTGGAGAAGGACGGCCTGGTCGTCCGGAGGATGTGCCGCGAGGACAGGCGCGGCGTGAGCGTGTCGATCACCGAGGCCGGCCGTTCCCGCCACACCGAGGTGCTGCCGTTGCAGCGCGCGGTGCTCGCCAGGATGCTGACGGCCCGGCCCGAGGCCTGA
- a CDS encoding MFS transporter, whose protein sequence is MPLLNKVRTAVPGGHGSHTATPTLFRLRSALTVFFALDGFLFAGWVVRIPAIKQQTGASAGELGLALLGVSAGAVVTMVLTGRLCRRFGSHRVTVACGGLMALAIALPPQTHSALALGLVLLLFGAAYGGVNVAMNSAAVDLVAALRRPVMPSFHAAFSLGGMVGAGVGALVAGNLSATSHLMALTGFGLLVTALAGRVLLRHPAPVHPSTPHARGRRLDGRSRRLVLLFGAIALCTAYGEGAMADWGALHLEQDLAAAPGIAAVGYSLFALAMTAGRLSGTVLLERLGQTRTLVVGGLTACAGMLLGALAPQIWLALAGFAVMGLGLANIFPVAVARAGALAGPGGVAAASTLGYGGMLLGPPAIGLLAEWASLPVALTTVAALAAGASLIACTARHATA, encoded by the coding sequence GTGCCGCTACTAAACAAAGTGCGGACGGCCGTTCCGGGGGGCCATGGCTCACACACCGCCACACCCACCCTGTTCCGCCTCCGCTCCGCCCTGACCGTGTTCTTCGCCCTCGACGGCTTCCTGTTCGCCGGCTGGGTGGTCCGTATCCCCGCGATCAAGCAGCAGACCGGCGCCTCCGCGGGCGAGCTCGGGCTCGCCCTGCTCGGGGTCTCGGCCGGTGCCGTGGTGACGATGGTGCTCACCGGCCGCCTCTGCCGCCGCTTCGGCAGCCATCGGGTGACCGTGGCGTGCGGCGGCCTCATGGCCCTGGCCATCGCGCTCCCTCCGCAGACCCACTCCGCCCTGGCGCTCGGCCTGGTCCTGCTGCTGTTCGGTGCCGCCTATGGCGGCGTCAACGTGGCGATGAACAGCGCGGCCGTCGACCTGGTCGCGGCGCTGCGCCGCCCGGTGATGCCGAGTTTCCACGCGGCGTTCAGCCTCGGCGGCATGGTCGGCGCGGGGGTCGGCGCGCTCGTCGCCGGAAACCTCTCCGCCACCTCGCACCTGATGGCCCTGACGGGGTTCGGTCTCCTGGTGACCGCGCTGGCGGGGCGGGTGCTGCTGCGGCATCCGGCTCCGGTACACCCGAGCACCCCGCACGCACGGGGCCGGCGCCTCGACGGACGCTCCCGTCGGCTGGTGCTGCTCTTCGGCGCGATCGCGCTCTGCACGGCGTACGGCGAGGGAGCGATGGCCGACTGGGGCGCCCTCCACCTGGAGCAGGACCTGGCGGCGGCGCCCGGCATCGCGGCCGTCGGCTACTCGCTGTTCGCCCTCGCCATGACGGCCGGCCGTCTCTCCGGCACCGTCCTCCTGGAGCGGCTGGGCCAGACCCGCACCCTGGTGGTGGGCGGGCTCACGGCCTGCGCCGGGATGCTGCTCGGAGCGCTCGCACCACAGATCTGGCTCGCCCTGGCCGGCTTCGCCGTGATGGGGCTCGGGCTCGCCAACATCTTCCCCGTCGCCGTCGCACGGGCGGGCGCCCTCGCCGGCCCCGGCGGTGTCGCGGCGGCGTCCACGCTCGGCTACGGCGGCATGCTTCTCGGCCCGCCCGCGATCGGGCTGCTCGCCGAATGGGCCTCCCTGCCGGTCGCCCTGACCACGGTCGCCGCGCTGGCGGCGGGCGCCTCGCTGATCGCCTGCACCGCCCGCCACGCGACGGCCTAG